The genomic region GGATACGAGTCGGTCTCGTCTTCGGGCTGTGTCTCGCCGCGCTGGTCGACCATCCGGACGACAACGGTGTGACCGTCCGAGGGCGGGTCGTAGGTGTACTCCCACTGTCGCCACGCGTCCTCGGCGGGGCCGTCGCCACCGGCCGCCGGCAGCTGGTCCGAGAGCGTTGCGTCCGCCCACGTCTCGCCGCCGTCAGTGGAGACTTCGACACGCTGGACGCCGCGCAGGCCAGCGTAGGCGTGGCCGCCGATGCGTCGGCGGCCGTCCGAAAGCATCGATTCGTGGTGAAGTTTGGCGACCGGATTCACCGGCCCGGTCCCCTGCCAGCCGCGTTTCTCCCAGTAGCCGTCGGCCTCCTCGTCGAGGACTTCGATCTCTGAGAGCCACTTGACATTGACTTCGCCCCAGTGGCCGGGGACCAGTGCTCGGACGGGGTAGCCGTGGCCGCGCGGGAGGATCTTCCCGTTCATGCCGTAGGCGAGCATGCCGCCCCGCAACGCGTCGATGGGGAACTCCTCGTAGTAGTCGTCGTCAGCCCGGAGCATCACGCACTCACAGCCGCTTTGGATGCCGGCTTCTTCAAGTAGTCTGTCGACGGGAACGCCGGTCCACAGCGCGGTGTCCGTTTTGTAGCCGTTGAGGCTCTCGCCGACACACCGGAGCGTGACGAACCGGTTTTCGGCGTCCATCTCCAGAATGTCTGCGTAGGTGAGCGTGACCTCTTCGTCGACAGCACCGGTGATGGATAGCGACCAGTCCGCGGCCGAGAGTTCCGGGTCGATGGAGTTGATATCAACTTCGTAGAAGCTCTCACTGACCAGCGGATCGATGTCGTCAAAGTCCAGAGCGGATTCCGCTGCGACGGCGAGCTTTTCATCAACATCTTCGAGATCGGCCCCCGGTGCATTGAGTGCGGGTGCGTCGTCACCCGTCGCAACGACTGATCGCCGGTTGCCAGCTGTGTAGCCGACCGTTGCCGCACCGACGGCCACACCGACCGTCGAGAGCGCCCGCCGTCGTTTGGAGGAGATAGGTGACATCCGGTCACCCAGTCCGTCCAGCGCCTGTGCGAGTCCCACGACGGCGGCGGCGGGCACCGCCGGGCCAGCGGCGAGGACGACTTCGCCGGTGAGAACGACGCCGACGGCCCAGGTTACGACGGCTGTTCCGACAACCGGGAGGGCACGATTGTTCGCCAGTTGGCCGGTGAGGATGGCTGCTCTGGCCGCCAGTGCGATGAACAGCCCAGCGAGTCCGATGGCGAACAGGAGATTGAGCTGTTGGCCGAGACTGCCGAGTGTCGAGATCGCGGTCGAGACGATGATGCCGGGCATCGACCGCGCGAGCGTCCGCTCGATTGGCGAGGCGATAAATGCCGGCGCGTAGCCGGTCACCGCGTAGGACCCGGCCAGGCCCGCGATAGCTGCGGCAACGCTGGCCAGCAGCCGACCGCCGGGCGAGTCGAGGAGGTCGTCAGTCATGGCTATATCGACGGCCTACCCCGCAAAAGGGATTGTTCCAATTTCGGCCAGAATCCGTTCCGAAACTCCGGAAGACACAAGCGAGCGGGGCTGCTCTACGGAATCATGGACGAGCAGCCCGGCGGTCGGCCATGTCCGCTCTGTGAGCGGGCAATGTACCACCGACACTGCAAGTACGTCTGTCCGGAGCACGGCGTCGTGTATGACTGCGCTGACACGTTCTACTGACGAGACGCTCGCGGGTTTAATATCTTGGAACAACGAACAGAGTTGTATGAGTGGTCACGGGGGAGAGATTTCGGTGCTACACGTCGACGACGACCCCGACCTTGGCGATCTCGTTGCGGTCCATCTGGAGCAAACGCACAGTAATCTCGCTGTCTGTACCGAGCGAAGTGCAGCCGATGGGTTAGAGCGATTGTCCGAGCACACGTTCGACTGTGTCGTTAGCGATCACGACATGCCGGGCATGGACGGGCTCGAATTTCTGAAGGTCGTCCGCGAGGAGTACGAGGAACTCCCGTTTATTCTCTTTACTGGCAAGGGAAACGAGGAAATCGCGAGTGATGCCATCTCCGCTGGCGTCACCGAATATCTCCAGAAAGGAATGGGGACAGACCAGTACGCCGTGCTTGCCAACCGTATTGAGCGGGCTGTCGAGGAACGACGGGCCAAGACCGCGCTCGAAGAGTCCGAGCGGATGCTGTCGACGCTCATTTCGAATCTCCCGGGAATGGTGTATCGCGCCCGGAACGAGCCCGATTGGCCGATGGAGTTCGTCAGCGACGGTGCAGCGGAGCTAGTCGGCTACAGTTCGGAGACGCTCGAACGTGGCGACGTCTCCTGGGGCGCGCTGATTAAGGATTCCGAGACGGAGCGTCTCTGGGAAACAGTCCAGACCTGTATCGCCGCCGGCGAACCGTTTGAAGTCTCCTACCAGGTCGAGACGGCCGACGGTGAGACCCGCTGGATGTGGGAGCGCGGGCGTGTCGTCGACACCGACGACAATGGCGTCGAAATCCTCGAAGGGTTCATCACCGACGTGACTGCGCGCGAGGAGCGCGAACGGGAACTCGCGGAGCAACGGGCATTTACCGAGAAGCTCATCGACTCTGTCGACGATATGTTCTACGTGGTCGGCACCGACGGGAGCCTGGTCCGGTGGAACGACACCGTCCAGTCGGTGACCGGCTACACCAACGAGAAGTTAGCGTCGATGGGGATTGGCGACCTCATTGTGGATTCCGACCACGAGAAACTATGGAGGATATTCGAAGAGACGCTAGAAACAGGGTACGGAACCATCGAGGCAGGAGTCGAGACAGCTGAGGGCGAACGGCTCCAGTACGAGTTTAAGGGCACGCTCATCGAAGACGAGCGCGGCGACCTGTTCGGGATTGCCGGCATCGGCCGGGACATCACCGAGCGGAAGCGCCGGGAGCGAGAACTCAGAGAGTACCGGACGCTGGTCGAAAACGTCGGGGACCCGATGTACGTCCTCGACAGGGACGGGACCATAGAGATGGTGAACGAGGCGATGGCCGTCCATCTGGGGTACGACCGCTCGGAAATCATTGACTCGGAGCCAGCCCGGTTCATGCCCGAAGGAGACGTCGAGAGAGGAACAGCACTCATTCGTGACCTGATTGACGACGACAATCGGACGTGGGCGGCCTACGAGATGCGGACGATATCGGCTGACGGGACGGTCCGGATCAACGAGGACAGGATCGCACCGCTGTTCGACGAGGACGGGAACTTCGACGGGTCAGTCGGCGTGATGCGCGAGACGACAGAGCGAAAGCAACGCGAGCGGGAACTCGAACGCTACGAGACGATCATCGAGGCCGTCGGCGACCCGGTGTACACCCTCGACGACGAGGGCGTCTTCACCTACGTGAACGAGGCGGTAGAGCGACTGACAGGGTTCGAACCGGATGCACTCATCGGTGAGCACATCTCCACGATTATGGCTGGCGAGGACATCTCCCGCGGCAGCGACCTCATCCGGACCATGCTGTCTGACCCGACCCGGCAGAACATGACTTTCGAAACGGATATCGTCGATCAGAATGGGGATCACACCCCTATCGAGATCCATATCGCGTTGCTTCCAGCCGAAGACGAGGAGTTCAACGGGACAGCGGGCGTCATCCGCGACATCAGCGACCGGAAAGACAGGGAACGACAGCTTACAGAGTTCGCATCTGTCGTTAGCCACGACCTTCGAAACCCGCTGAACGTGGTCAAAGGGCGAATATCAGTTGCCCGGACGTCAGGCGACGTCTCACATCTTGAGGCGGCTGAGTCCGCGGCTGACCGGATGGACGACCTCATCAACGACCTGTTGACCCTCGCAAGGCAGGGCGATACGGTCGGTGAGACGACAATGGTTGACCTCGCCGCCCTCGCAGGGCAGGCCTGGGCCGATGTCGAAACCGGCGAAGCCAGGCTTGAAAAACACGGGACAGCGACGGTCGAAGCTGACGCGGCACGGCTCCGTGCGGTGTTCGAGAACCTGTTCCGGAACAGTGTGGAACATGGGTCCGCAAGCGACCAGAAGCAGCCCGACGACGCGGAGGAGCGCGAGTGTTGCACGAACACCTCAGCCCCGATTACTGTCTCCGTCGGGACAACGGATACCGGATTTTATGTGGCCGACGACGGCGCTGGTATTCCGCTGGAAGAGCGAGATAACGTGTTCGAACGGGGCTACACCACAAGCGATACGGGAACCGGGTTCGGGCTGGCAATCGTCACGGAGGTCGCACAGGCCCACGACTGGTCGGTATCGCTGACAGAAAGCGATGGCGGCGGCGCGCGATTCGAGTTCACGACGAGTTCGGAGCGCTGACGTGGCGGTAGGCCGGCCCCGCAAGCACCAGCACAGCCAGCGCCGCGGAAAGCAACAGGACATGCGGGAGTGCGTCGACGGTGAGACCAGTGAGCGTCAGCGACCGCAGTGACGCGCCTGCGGTGACCTCGACGGCAACCCACGGAATCTCACCGAGAAACGTCCCGACAGCGAATGAACGCGGCGAGACGCGGGCGAACCCGGCCCCATAGGAGACTGGGTCCGCGGGCACCGGTGAGAGCCGCGCTGCGAGAACGCCTCTCGTCTCGCCGGTCACCTCGATGATCCGCCGGCCGGAGTCCCCCAGCCAGCCGAACATTCCGCCTTGCTCACCGGCCCGGAGTGCGAATCGGTAGGGGATGAGGCAGGTGACGAGTGCGCCCATCAGCGCGACCGGGAAGCCATATTTGACCCCGAGGACGAACCCGACGAACGCAGATAACGGCATCGTCGGCCACGCGAAGAACGGGCGGACCAGATACAGGCCGACGATGACACCCGCGAGGTAGACGGGATGGTCGGCGAGGTGCATCAGCTGGGCCACCACCCGCTCGGGTGTAAGCAGCGTCGTCGCGATGGCGACGACTGCGACTAGCCCGACAGTCCCGACCAGCTGTCGCTTCGCGAGGCGGTCCATCTACCCAATTGGGCGGTAGCAATCGACAAACGCTTTGTGGTATCTTTTACGTTGCTCGGGGTTGAATCGGCGATTGTGTCCGAGACGCGAGACCCGGTCGAACTCGGTGTCGAACTACTCGCCCATCTGGAACACGGGGAACTGTCCGTCGCCGACGCCCTCGACCGTATCGAGACGGTGACGACCAACCCGCAGGTCCAGCGAGAGATACTCGACACTGCAGTGATGCGGGGGCTCATCGAACGCGAGAACGGCGTCATCCGCCCGCGGTCACAGGGATCGTACGTAAACTTCGACAGCGATGTCGTCGTCCGTGACGGGGATTTCTCATGCCAGCGCTGTGGTGCAGCTATTAGTACGGGCCACTTCGTCCAGTTTGACGACGGCGAACTGGGCCCGTTCGGGTCAACGTGTATTCGGAAAGTGTTAGGACGGGAGTAACGAGGGGCGCGACCGAAGGGAGTGGCCCTCGGTGGACAAGCGGCGACCGAAGCGAGCCGCGAGTGGCGAAAGCGTGGTTGCTGTCACAGCGCCAGTCTCAGCGTGTAATCGAAGACAACGACCAGAAAATAGTGAGCTGTCCGAAACAGGCACCAAGGCGAAACGCGGCGGCTTAGCGACCCTGCCGGAGTTCCTTGATGAGCTGTTTGATTGTGCGCTCTTGCTTCTGGAGCTGTTCGTTCTGTGCTTCGACAGCGTCGGTCAGTTCGGCGACCTGTGCTTCGAGTTCAGCGATATCGGAGTCTGTGGCGGTGTCCGACTTGACCGATCCAGTGTCTCTACCGGCCGTGTCTCTGGATCGTGTTTCCGTCGTGGCTTCGGTGGTGGCGCCCTGCTCATTGGTCGGTGCGGTCGCGGCCTGTGTACTGGCGCTCGTGGATTCAGCCTCGGCATCGTCACCGCCCTCCTCATCGTTGCTCACAAGCGGGTCGATGCCGGATTCGAGGCCGAGCCCGTTGCCGGCTTCGTCAGCACCCTTGTCGGGGTCGCCCCCAACCGTGGCGTTGAGATCTGCAAGCGAATCGACCTCGTGGTACGCAAAGAGGGCTTCTTCGAGCGTTTTCCGGACCATCGGTGCTTCCTCGGACGGCGCTTTGATGCGCTCTGGTCGCTCGTTAAATGAGAGGACGACGGCCGTAGCGACGCTGCCCTCCTCGAACTCTAGGCCGGTCACGTCGTCGAAGGAGAACGCCTCGTAGTCGGCGTCCCAGGTGACGTTGCCGATGTGCTTGAGCAGCTGGCGATCGGTAATCACCAGCGTGAGTTCGCTGAACCGGAATACGCCGGCGAGACTCTCATCGGGGGCAATGCCGCCCGCGACAGTGAGTTTCCCTTCAAGCAGTCGTTCGAGGACGGCATCAGCGCGGCTCCCGGGGACAGACAGTTCGAGCTTCTCACTGGTGTAGATGAGTGAGAATTTAGTTTTGCGCCGGCCTTCCGAAACCGTGAGCCGTTCGAAGTCATGTGGATAGCTGGCGACCTTCTCGTCGCTGAGAAGGCCCTCACCACGGTAGACGAGCGTCCGGGTTGGTGTAAAACAGGCCGCGTCTTCATCGCCGAGGTTGACACCGCCCCGGATCTCCTCGTCCCCGAGTTCCTGCTGGACGAGGTCTGGTATCTCCATACTGCCTGCATACCTGCGTGGTGGCTTAAATCCGCGGGTCGAGTATCAGCGCCGATGAGGCGCCCACAGCGTGAGACTGCTCCACAGTCTCGACGGAGATGAGAACCTTCAAGACGGCTAACGGCCAACGCCTGAATGCACCCGCGCCCGGGTGGCTTAGCTGGACATAGCGCCGCACTCATAGGGTCTTTCGACTCATGCGGCAGTGCACCCGTCATGACCCCGGGGCGCTCGTCACGCCCCAGACCTGGGCCATGCGGAGATCGAGGGTTCGGAGCCCTCCCCGGGCATTTTACTAAAATTTGCCATACCCAGAGTGGTGACACACATCCTCAGGGAGACGGTGACGTCCGATGGCGGTGAGTAGCGCCTTCTGTTACAGGTTATCTGTCGAGACCAGTACCTCGTGACTGGAGACAGCGCCATTCCGGCCGCGGGTCCGAGGTTCCCCCTCAAACCGGACCGTTGCGCCGGCATCAATGTCCGTTTCGTTCGTCCAGTAGTGGCCGATGACTTCGTCGGCATCGTTGTATACCTTCCCAACGAACACAAGATAGTCAATCGGCGACTCACGGGTATTTTTCGCCGTAGCTCTGACAACGACATCCTGCTCGCTGGCGCGGTATTCCGAATTTGAGACGGTGACGCCGTTAGGACCGTACACCGCTGGCGATGCCGGACCCGGCGACACCTCGAAGCTCGCAATCTCGTCGGGATTCTCAACATCGATGCCGGGATCGGCACGCGCCAGCCACGCCTCGCCGGGGCGCAACCCGCGCGTGTATGTCCTTGTTGAAGCGAGGTATTCGTCGTTCCCGTCAAACCAGTCCACCGTCAGGCTGGCCATCCCCGTGATGGCGTCGCCGGTGTTAGTCGCTGCCACTTCGGCCATCGGCGTAGTCTCATACCCTAAACCCACCTCAACGAGTCCCGTGCGACCAACCTCAAGTCCGGCTTGCGGTGCAACGACTCGATAAGTGTGGCCAGCGTCCGTGCCAGTGATCCGATACTGAACCTCCATGGCCTCGGTGGGCGTGATTTCGTCGCTCGTGAGGGTTTCAGCCTCACCGGGATCGATGGGGCCAATCTCGATCTCGGTTTCGTCCCACCCCGACGCTTGCGAGGTGGTATACTGGAGCGTTCCCTGATAGGTGCCCGTCACCTCGCCAGTGTTACGAACAGTGATCTCCAACTGGTGTGTCTCGCCGACCGATACTGTGTCCGGTCCCTCGAAGGATTCGACTACGAACAGCGCCGAAGCCTCTGTCTGAGTCTCCTGCGATGTAGAGCCGTTGGTTGCCGGCGGCGTGTCCGACTCGGTTGCCGTATCACGCTCTGGTGTTGTCGCGCCGCCGCCCTCGTCGTCACCAGACCCAGCACACCCCGCGAGTAATCCTGCCCCAGCCAGTGTCAGGTATGTTCTCCGGCGCATGATAACTCAGTTTAACAGACATATAAGTAAAATTTGGCCCGAGTGATAAGATGGGTTGTGGTACTGTGGGACCGGACATTTTCCAAATCGCATCG from Haloarcula sp. H-GB4 harbors:
- a CDS encoding sulfite oxidase, which encodes MTDDLLDSPGGRLLASVAAAIAGLAGSYAVTGYAPAFIASPIERTLARSMPGIIVSTAISTLGSLGQQLNLLFAIGLAGLFIALAARAAILTGQLANNRALPVVGTAVVTWAVGVVLTGEVVLAAGPAVPAAAVVGLAQALDGLGDRMSPISSKRRRALSTVGVAVGAATVGYTAGNRRSVVATGDDAPALNAPGADLEDVDEKLAVAAESALDFDDIDPLVSESFYEVDINSIDPELSAADWSLSITGAVDEEVTLTYADILEMDAENRFVTLRCVGESLNGYKTDTALWTGVPVDRLLEEAGIQSGCECVMLRADDDYYEEFPIDALRGGMLAYGMNGKILPRGHGYPVRALVPGHWGEVNVKWLSEIEVLDEEADGYWEKRGWQGTGPVNPVAKLHHESMLSDGRRRIGGHAYAGLRGVQRVEVSTDGGETWADATLSDQLPAAGGDGPAEDAWRQWEYTYDPPSDGHTVVVRMVDQRGETQPEDETDSYPSGASGWVSKQYS
- a CDS encoding HVO_2523 family zinc finger protein, which encodes MDEQPGGRPCPLCERAMYHRHCKYVCPEHGVVYDCADTFY
- a CDS encoding PAS domain S-box protein encodes the protein MSGHGGEISVLHVDDDPDLGDLVAVHLEQTHSNLAVCTERSAADGLERLSEHTFDCVVSDHDMPGMDGLEFLKVVREEYEELPFILFTGKGNEEIASDAISAGVTEYLQKGMGTDQYAVLANRIERAVEERRAKTALEESERMLSTLISNLPGMVYRARNEPDWPMEFVSDGAAELVGYSSETLERGDVSWGALIKDSETERLWETVQTCIAAGEPFEVSYQVETADGETRWMWERGRVVDTDDNGVEILEGFITDVTAREERERELAEQRAFTEKLIDSVDDMFYVVGTDGSLVRWNDTVQSVTGYTNEKLASMGIGDLIVDSDHEKLWRIFEETLETGYGTIEAGVETAEGERLQYEFKGTLIEDERGDLFGIAGIGRDITERKRRERELREYRTLVENVGDPMYVLDRDGTIEMVNEAMAVHLGYDRSEIIDSEPARFMPEGDVERGTALIRDLIDDDNRTWAAYEMRTISADGTVRINEDRIAPLFDEDGNFDGSVGVMRETTERKQRERELERYETIIEAVGDPVYTLDDEGVFTYVNEAVERLTGFEPDALIGEHISTIMAGEDISRGSDLIRTMLSDPTRQNMTFETDIVDQNGDHTPIEIHIALLPAEDEEFNGTAGVIRDISDRKDRERQLTEFASVVSHDLRNPLNVVKGRISVARTSGDVSHLEAAESAADRMDDLINDLLTLARQGDTVGETTMVDLAALAGQAWADVETGEARLEKHGTATVEADAARLRAVFENLFRNSVEHGSASDQKQPDDAEERECCTNTSAPITVSVGTTDTGFYVADDGAGIPLEERDNVFERGYTTSDTGTGFGLAIVTEVAQAHDWSVSLTESDGGGARFEFTTSSER
- a CDS encoding TVP38/TMEM64 family protein produces the protein MDRLAKRQLVGTVGLVAVVAIATTLLTPERVVAQLMHLADHPVYLAGVIVGLYLVRPFFAWPTMPLSAFVGFVLGVKYGFPVALMGALVTCLIPYRFALRAGEQGGMFGWLGDSGRRIIEVTGETRGVLAARLSPVPADPVSYGAGFARVSPRSFAVGTFLGEIPWVAVEVTAGASLRSLTLTGLTVDALPHVLLLSAALAVLVLAGPAYRHVSAPNSS
- a CDS encoding DUF5830 family protein, with product MLGVESAIVSETRDPVELGVELLAHLEHGELSVADALDRIETVTTNPQVQREILDTAVMRGLIERENGVIRPRSQGSYVNFDSDVVVRDGDFSCQRCGAAISTGHFVQFDDGELGPFGSTCIRKVLGRE
- a CDS encoding FxLYD domain-containing protein — protein: MRRRTYLTLAGAGLLAGCAGSGDDEGGGATTPERDTATESDTPPATNGSTSQETQTEASALFVVESFEGPDTVSVGETHQLEITVRNTGEVTGTYQGTLQYTTSQASGWDETEIEIGPIDPGEAETLTSDEITPTEAMEVQYRITGTDAGHTYRVVAPQAGLEVGRTGLVEVGLGYETTPMAEVAATNTGDAITGMASLTVDWFDGNDEYLASTRTYTRGLRPGEAWLARADPGIDVENPDEIASFEVSPGPASPAVYGPNGVTVSNSEYRASEQDVVVRATAKNTRESPIDYLVFVGKVYNDADEVIGHYWTNETDIDAGATVRFEGEPRTRGRNGAVSSHEVLVSTDNL